The following are encoded together in the Populus trichocarpa isolate Nisqually-1 chromosome 5, P.trichocarpa_v4.1, whole genome shotgun sequence genome:
- the LOC7486602 gene encoding serine/arginine-rich splicing factor SC35 isoform X3, translating into MSHFGRSGPPDIRDTFSLLVLNITFRTTADDLFPLFDKYGKVVDVFIPRDRRTGESRGFAFVRYKYAEEAQKAVDRLDGRVVDGREIMVQFAKYGPNAERIRSGRIVESSSKIKGRSRSRSPRPRYRDGYRDKDKDRDYRRRSRSRSKDRYDRDGYRGRDRDYHPRSVSHSPDHRKEYGRGHDEKRHRRSQSHGSPNSPRSPSPHRAYPRDGSPNGRNDNKHSPNGSPNSPRSPSPHRAHPRDGSPNGRNDNKRSPTSKSVSPCNEPVDS; encoded by the exons ATGTCGCATTTCGGCCGATCTGGTCCTCCAGATATCAGAGACACCTTTTCTCTCCTCGTTCTCAACATCACTTTCC GAACCACTGCCGACGATCTTTTCCCTCTCTTTGACAAGTACGGCAAGGTAGTCGATGTATTCATACCCCGCGATCGGAG GACTGGAGAATCGAGAGGCTTTGCGTTTGTGAGGTATAAATACGCTGAAGAGGCGCAGAAAGCAGTTGATAGGCTTGATG ggaGAGTTGTAGATGGGAGAGAGATTATGGTGCAATTCGCTAAGTATGGGCCCAACGCTGAGCGAAT TCGGAGTGGGAGGATAGTGGAATCATCTTCAAAGATTAAAGGTAGGTCCAGAAGCCGCAGCCCTCGTCCAAG GTATCGAGATGGCTATAGGGACAAGGACAAGGATAGGGATTACAGAAGGAGAAGTCGCAGTAGAAGCAAGGATCGTTATGACCGTGATGGGTATCGAGGTAGGGATAGAGATTATCATCCCCGAAGCGTGAGCCACAGCCCAGATCATCGCAAAGAATATGGTAGAGGACATGATGAGAAACGACACCGTCGGAGCCAGTCTCATGGAAG CCCTAATTCTCCAAGGAGCCCTTCTCCACACAGGGCATATCCTAGGGATGGAAGTCCTAATGGACGTAATGATAACAAACACTCACCTAATGGAAG CCCTAATTCTCCAAGGAGCCCTTCTCCACACAGGGCACATCCTAGGGATGGAAGTCCTAATGGACGCAATGATAACAAACGCTCACCTACTTCAAAGAGTGTCTCACCTTGCAATGAACCAGTTGATTCTTGA
- the LOC7486602 gene encoding serine/arginine-rich splicing factor SC35 isoform X1 has protein sequence MSHFGRSGPPDIRDTFSLLVLNITFRTTADDLFPLFDKYGKVVDVFIPRDRRTGESRGFAFVRYKYAEEAQKAVDRLDGRVVDGREIMVQFAKYGPNAERIRSGRIVESSSKIKGRSRSRSPRPRYRDGYRDKDKDRDYRRRSRSRSKDRYDRDGYRGRDRDYHPRSVSHSPDHRKEYGRGHDEKRHRRSQSHGSPNSPRSPSPHRAYPRDGSPNGRNDNKHSPNGSPNSPRSPSPHRAHPRDGSPNGCNDNKRSPNGSPNSPRSPSPHRAHPRDGSPNGRNDNKRSPTSKSVSPCNEPVDS, from the exons ATGTCGCATTTCGGCCGATCTGGTCCTCCAGATATCAGAGACACCTTTTCTCTCCTCGTTCTCAACATCACTTTCC GAACCACTGCCGACGATCTTTTCCCTCTCTTTGACAAGTACGGCAAGGTAGTCGATGTATTCATACCCCGCGATCGGAG GACTGGAGAATCGAGAGGCTTTGCGTTTGTGAGGTATAAATACGCTGAAGAGGCGCAGAAAGCAGTTGATAGGCTTGATG ggaGAGTTGTAGATGGGAGAGAGATTATGGTGCAATTCGCTAAGTATGGGCCCAACGCTGAGCGAAT TCGGAGTGGGAGGATAGTGGAATCATCTTCAAAGATTAAAGGTAGGTCCAGAAGCCGCAGCCCTCGTCCAAG GTATCGAGATGGCTATAGGGACAAGGACAAGGATAGGGATTACAGAAGGAGAAGTCGCAGTAGAAGCAAGGATCGTTATGACCGTGATGGGTATCGAGGTAGGGATAGAGATTATCATCCCCGAAGCGTGAGCCACAGCCCAGATCATCGCAAAGAATATGGTAGAGGACATGATGAGAAACGACACCGTCGGAGCCAGTCTCATGGAAG CCCTAATTCTCCAAGGAGCCCTTCTCCACACAGGGCATATCCTAGGGATGGAAGTCCTAATGGACGTAATGATAACAAACACTCACCTAATGGAAG CCCTAATTCTCCAAGGAGCCCTTCTCCACACAGGGCACATCCTAGGGATGGAAGTCCTAATGGATGTAATGATAACAAACGCTCACCTAATGGAAG CCCTAATTCTCCAAGGAGCCCTTCTCCACACAGGGCACATCCTAGGGATGGAAGTCCTAATGGACGCAATGATAACAAACGCTCACCTACTTCAAAGAGTGTCTCACCTTGCAATGAACCAGTTGATTCTTGA
- the LOC7486602 gene encoding serine/arginine-rich splicing factor SC35 isoform X2, translating to MSHFGRSGPPDIRDTFSLLVLNITFRTTADDLFPLFDKYGKVVDVFIPRDRRTGESRGFAFVRYKYAEEAQKAVDRLDGRVVDGREIMVQFAKYGPNAERIRSGRIVESSSKIKGRSRSRSPRPRYRDGYRDKDKDRDYRRRSRSRSKDRYDRDGYRGRDRDYHPRSVSHSPDHRKEYGRGHDEKRHRRSQSHGSPNSPRSPSPHRAHPRDGSPNGCNDNKRSPNGSPNSPRSPSPHRAHPRDGSPNGRNDNKRSPTSKSVSPCNEPVDS from the exons ATGTCGCATTTCGGCCGATCTGGTCCTCCAGATATCAGAGACACCTTTTCTCTCCTCGTTCTCAACATCACTTTCC GAACCACTGCCGACGATCTTTTCCCTCTCTTTGACAAGTACGGCAAGGTAGTCGATGTATTCATACCCCGCGATCGGAG GACTGGAGAATCGAGAGGCTTTGCGTTTGTGAGGTATAAATACGCTGAAGAGGCGCAGAAAGCAGTTGATAGGCTTGATG ggaGAGTTGTAGATGGGAGAGAGATTATGGTGCAATTCGCTAAGTATGGGCCCAACGCTGAGCGAAT TCGGAGTGGGAGGATAGTGGAATCATCTTCAAAGATTAAAGGTAGGTCCAGAAGCCGCAGCCCTCGTCCAAG GTATCGAGATGGCTATAGGGACAAGGACAAGGATAGGGATTACAGAAGGAGAAGTCGCAGTAGAAGCAAGGATCGTTATGACCGTGATGGGTATCGAGGTAGGGATAGAGATTATCATCCCCGAAGCGTGAGCCACAGCCCAGATCATCGCAAAGAATATGGTAGAGGACATGATGAGAAACGACACCGTCGGAGCCAGTCTCATGGAAG CCCTAATTCTCCAAGGAGCCCTTCTCCACACAGGGCACATCCTAGGGATGGAAGTCCTAATGGATGTAATGATAACAAACGCTCACCTAATGGAAG CCCTAATTCTCCAAGGAGCCCTTCTCCACACAGGGCACATCCTAGGGATGGAAGTCCTAATGGACGCAATGATAACAAACGCTCACCTACTTCAAAGAGTGTCTCACCTTGCAATGAACCAGTTGATTCTTGA
- the LOC7468898 gene encoding uncharacterized protein LOC7468898, with protein sequence MERSTPVRKPHTSTADLLTWSETPPPDSPSVGSAPRPTRSHQPSDGISKVVFGGQVTEEEFESLNKRKPCSGYKMKEMTGSGIFAANGEDDTAESGSANPIPNSKTGLRMYQQAIAGISHISFAEDDSVSPKKPTTLPEVAKQRELSGTLESESDAKLKKQISGAKSKELSGHDIFAPPPEILPRPTTVRALALQESIQLGEPSPHDPVGGQQPSEESVVKTAKKINNQKFNELSGNDIFKGDAPPSSAEKPLSVAKLREMSGNDIFADGKVESRDFLGGVRKPPGGESSIALV encoded by the exons atggaGAGGAGCACTCCGGTTAGGAAACCACACACTTCCACTGCAGATCTGCTCACGTGGTCCGAGACTCCGCCACCTGATTCTCCCTCCGTTGGCTCCGCTCCTCGCCCTACTCGGTCCCACCAG CCTTCAGATGGGATCAGTAAGGTGGTGTTTGGAGGCCAAGTTACCGAGGAGGAGTTCGAGAGCTTAAATAAACG GAAACCTTGTTCTGGGTATAAAATGAAGGAGATGACTGGCAGTGGCATTTTTGCAGCCAATGGAGAAGATGATACTGCCGAATCTGGCAGTGCCAACCCCATTCCTAACAGCAAAACAGGATTGCGAATGTACCAG CAAGCAATTGCTGGAATCAGTCACATTTCATTTGCAGAGGATGATAGTGTTTCTCCCAAAAAGCCTACTACTCTGCCCGAGGTAGCAAAACAACGGGAGTTAAGTGGAACCTTAGAAAGTGAATCCGATGCCAAGTTGAAGAAGCAGATCTCCGGTGCCAAGTCCAAAGAGCTCAGTGGACATGACATCTTTGCACCCCCTCCTGAAATTTTACCACGGCCGACAACTGTGCGTGCTTTGGCTTTGCAAGAAAGCATCCAATTGGGTGAACCGTCTCCGCATGAT CCTGTTGGAGGTCAGCAGCCTAGCGAGGAATCAGTAGTGAAGACagcaaagaaaattaataatcagAAATTCAATGAACTTTCTGGAAATGACATATTCAAAGGTGATGCTCCTCCATCATCTGCGGAGAAACCTCTGAGTGTGGCAAAATTGCGAGAGATGAGCGGCAATGATATATTTGCTGATGGGAAGGTAGAGTCTCGAGACTTCCTAGGTGGCGTACGCAAGCCCCCTGGCGGCGAGAGCAGCATTGCCCTGGTTTAA
- the LOC7468899 gene encoding uncharacterized methyltransferase At1g78140, chloroplastic, translating to MASSIILSSSFLPSQLSNSSRVHFKRYCTPTFKRTSFATKIRASSTAFAETKPTGPVTVEKDVRSSKNILACPVCYEPVTLIGATVLSVYSARGSSLQCSTCKKTYSGKETHLELTVASGSKGYGDIAMPLATEFFRTPFMSFLYERGWRQNFVWGGFPGPEKEFELMKDYLKPVLGGNILDASCGSGLFSRLFTKSGLFSLVMALDYSENMLQQCYEFIKQEENFPKENLILVRADIARLPFISGSLDAVPAGAAIHCWPSPSVAVAEVSRVLRPGGVFVATTYILDGHFSLIPFLKPISQRFTQVSGSNIFLSERELEDVCRACGLVDFTCTRNGRFVMFSATKPR from the exons ATGGCCTCCTCAATTATTCTCTCGTCCTCGTTTCTCCCGAGTCAACTCAGCAACTCGAGTCGAGTTCATTTCAAACGGTACTGTACCCCGACCTTTAAACGCACTAGTTTCGCGACAAAAATTCGCGCTTCTTCCACCGCCTTTGCCGAGACCAAGCCAACG GGTCCCGTGACAGTAGAAAAGGATGTCCGTAGCAGCAAGAACATCCTAGCCTGTCCCGTATGTTACGAGCCCGTGACTTTGATTGGCGCAACCGTCCTATCTGT ATATTCTGCACGTGGATCTAGTTTGCAGTGCAGCACTTGTAAGAAGACATACTCTGG CAAGGAAACACATCTTGAATTGACGGTAGCTAGTGGGTCTAAGGGATATGGTGATATTGCTATGCCTTTGGCCACAGAATTTTTCAG AACTCCATTCATGTCATTCCTTTACGAGAGAGGTTGGCGTCAAAATTTTGTATGGGGTGGTTTTCCAGGCCCAGAGAAAGAG TTTGAATTGATGAAGGATTATCTCAAGCCAGTTTTAGGTGGCAATATTCTAGATGCTAGTTGTGGTAGTGGTTTATTTTCAAGACTATTCACCAAGAGTGGGTTGTTTTCTCTTGTCATGGCTCTGGACTACTCAGAAAACATGCTGCAACAGTGCTATGAATTCATCAAGCAGGAGGAGAACTTTCCAAAAGA GAACTTAATATTGGTCAGAGCTGACATAGCTAGACTTCCTTTCATTTCTGGTTCTCTTGATGCTGTCCCTGCTGGTGCTGCTATACACTGTTGGCCTTCACCATCTGTGGCT GTAGCTGAAGTAAGTCGAGTTTTGAGGCCTGGAGGAGTGTTCGTTGCCACCACCTACATACTTGATGGGCATTTCAGTCTCATCCCATTTTTGAAGCCTATAAGCCAG AGATTCACACAAGTATCAGGCAGCAACATCTTCCTATCTGAACGTGAACTAGAAGACGTCTGTAGAGCCTGTGGACTAGTTGATTTTACATGTACAAGAAATGGGCGGTTTGTGATGTTTTCTGCAACAAAACCACGCTAA